The Methanocella arvoryzae MRE50 genome includes a region encoding these proteins:
- a CDS encoding GMP synthase subunit A: MDKLKLLVINNYGQTCHLIHRSLRDLGMDAKLVSNTSTVEDILKQSPDGLVFSGGPTMERAGNGENLIKIDLPILGICLGHQLMAKAYGGEIRTGQYGGFARVDIDIVEEDDILRGIGPKTVVWASHQDEVAKLPPDFVLLAKSNICDIEAMRHKTKPLFGVQWHPEVSHTEKGTLLLQNFIEVCRQRK; the protein is encoded by the coding sequence ATGGATAAGCTGAAGCTGCTGGTCATCAACAACTACGGGCAGACGTGCCATCTCATCCACAGGTCTCTGAGGGATCTGGGCATGGACGCGAAGCTCGTTTCGAACACCTCTACTGTGGAGGATATCTTAAAGCAGAGCCCTGACGGGCTGGTGTTCAGCGGCGGCCCGACGATGGAGCGGGCGGGCAACGGGGAAAACCTCATCAAGATCGATCTGCCTATACTGGGCATCTGCCTGGGTCACCAGCTCATGGCGAAGGCGTACGGCGGGGAAATCCGGACCGGCCAGTACGGCGGGTTCGCACGGGTAGACATCGACATCGTAGAAGAGGACGATATCCTCAGGGGTATCGGGCCGAAGACCGTGGTCTGGGCATCTCACCAGGACGAGGTGGCGAAGCTGCCTCCCGACTTTGTCCTCCTCGCAAAATCGAACATATGCGACATCGAGGCCATGAGGCATAAGACTAAGCCCTTATTTGGAGTACAGTGGCACCCCGAGGTTTCTCACACCGAGAAGGGCACTCTGCTGCTCCAGAACTTTATAGAGGTGTGCAGGCAGCGCAAATGA
- a CDS encoding YkgJ family cysteine cluster protein: MSLKEELRFLRAELAEARATDVQTLAGKLKESCFSCTRCAKCCRGAFGDNTVAVFPGEVREIMAASGKAWFEVAVPPESDDFDAQGNRHAFEWVLRRTPGGDCIFLEGGRCTIYEARPHICRTYPFRLDSGAIESYDCEGLGACSTSTDDLLSLAEALKARLIRELEESIALLEQFEPFEQGMRSGGQYIVVHDSEGSKYVRRSADGSYSFCRHPGAISG, encoded by the coding sequence ATGAGCCTGAAAGAAGAGCTTCGTTTTTTACGTGCAGAGCTGGCAGAGGCCCGTGCGACTGATGTGCAGACGCTGGCCGGCAAGCTTAAGGAATCCTGCTTCTCCTGTACCAGATGCGCGAAATGCTGCCGGGGAGCATTTGGCGATAATACCGTTGCAGTGTTTCCCGGAGAGGTCCGGGAGATCATGGCCGCTTCCGGAAAAGCCTGGTTCGAGGTGGCGGTGCCTCCGGAAAGCGACGATTTCGACGCCCAGGGTAATCGCCATGCTTTTGAGTGGGTGCTGCGACGCACTCCCGGGGGCGACTGTATTTTCCTCGAAGGCGGCCGCTGTACTATCTACGAGGCCAGGCCGCACATATGCCGGACGTACCCGTTCAGGCTGGACTCCGGGGCGATTGAATCGTATGACTGCGAGGGACTGGGCGCATGCAGCACCAGTACTGATGACCTGCTATCCCTGGCAGAGGCGCTAAAAGCCCGGCTCATCAGGGAGCTGGAGGAGAGCATAGCGCTGCTGGAGCAGTTCGAGCCTTTCGAGCAGGGTATGAGGAGCGGTGGCCAGTACATTGTGGTTCACGATAGCGAGGGCTCGAAATACGTTCGCAGATCTGCAGACGGCAGCTACTCTTTTTGCCGGCACCCGGGTGCCATATCTGGCTGA
- a CDS encoding peroxiredoxin family protein has translation MYRMDYRIEEGEMAPDFTLGRTDGKKVRLYDCKNKKAVVLFFFNHEDERCLTRLSAIGKDYQQFRDAGAVIFPISIMTAEEGSKIKDQLGLPFPLLCDSDHSVAHIYRVAQCSEVQSHVCFEIITHIDDPRILIVDPSGIIRHIHRLNLPGGSPGNEVLIRECREAFR, from the coding sequence ATGTACAGGATGGACTACCGGATCGAGGAAGGCGAGATGGCGCCTGATTTTACGCTGGGGAGGACGGACGGGAAGAAGGTGAGGCTGTACGACTGCAAGAATAAAAAGGCTGTCGTGCTGTTCTTTTTCAACCACGAGGACGAGCGGTGCCTGACCCGCCTGTCGGCGATCGGAAAGGACTACCAGCAGTTCAGGGACGCGGGGGCGGTCATCTTTCCGATCAGCATCATGACTGCTGAGGAGGGCTCGAAAATAAAAGACCAGCTGGGCCTGCCGTTTCCGCTGCTGTGCGACTCGGACCATAGCGTGGCCCACATCTACCGGGTCGCCCAGTGCAGCGAGGTGCAGTCGCACGTCTGCTTCGAGATCATCACTCACATAGATGACCCGAGGATACTCATCGTGGACCCCAGCGGCATCATCAGGCACATACATCGTCTGAACCTGCCGGGAGGCAGCCCGGGTAACGAAGTGCTAATCAGGGAGTGCCGGGAAGCGTTCCGCTGA
- a CDS encoding YkgJ family cysteine cluster protein, with the protein MLSRQEFFTQARNGPYAQCSTEQLYYAYEVYQICPLSRDPVHISHVYCGRCGNCCRRQWRIEVSLEDVQRWIDECRFDIIESLERQPQKQVPSEPGRSIYADEDMATLENGATHADAHADAQVAKAMAIVRDIASGRASYVIPKTRGCKYLIDGEITMCSIYDTRPEVCRNFPSVESA; encoded by the coding sequence ATGTTGAGCCGTCAGGAATTTTTCACACAGGCCCGAAACGGCCCTTACGCGCAATGTTCTACGGAGCAACTCTATTATGCATACGAGGTATACCAGATCTGTCCCCTATCCCGGGACCCTGTGCATATTTCCCATGTATATTGTGGCCGGTGCGGCAACTGCTGCCGCCGCCAGTGGCGCATCGAGGTGTCCCTCGAAGACGTACAGCGATGGATAGACGAGTGCCGCTTCGACATCATTGAATCGCTCGAACGCCAGCCACAGAAACAGGTTCCTTCTGAGCCCGGCAGGAGTATCTACGCTGATGAAGACATGGCCACACTGGAGAATGGAGCCACACATGCAGATGCACACGCAGATGCACAGGTAGCAAAGGCTATGGCCATCGTCCGGGACATCGCCTCGGGCAGGGCGAGCTACGTCATACCCAAAACAAGGGGCTGTAAATACCTGATCGATGGCGAGATCACGATGTGCAGCATCTACGATACCCGCCCGGAAGTCTGCCGTAACTTCCCTTCGGTGGAATCGGCTTGA
- a CDS encoding plastocyanin/azurin family copper-binding protein has translation MSKTNLVLVLLLIAVSAACAGCAGPAATAEPTAQQTSQPTAQPTAEPTAQPTIEPTSPTPAANVTISGSAFSPDTVTIPVHGSVTWTNEESLVHTVEFDGQQSGTMGRGEQYTRTFDTPGTYEYVCGIHPFMKGKVIVQ, from the coding sequence TTGTCCAAAACCAATCTAGTCCTCGTTCTACTCCTGATAGCGGTTTCAGCAGCATGTGCAGGTTGCGCTGGACCGGCGGCAACAGCGGAGCCGACAGCTCAACAGACATCTCAGCCCACAGCCCAACCCACGGCCGAGCCCACCGCTCAGCCAACAATAGAGCCCACGTCGCCGACACCAGCCGCTAACGTGACCATCTCTGGCTCGGCGTTCAGCCCCGATACTGTCACGATTCCGGTCCACGGTAGCGTGACATGGACGAACGAGGAAAGCTTAGTCCATACCGTAGAGTTTGACGGGCAGCAGTCAGGCACGATGGGCAGAGGGGAACAATACACCAGAACCTTTGACACTCCCGGCACCTACGAGTACGTTTGCGGGATCCACCCGTTCATGAAAGGTAAGGTGATTGTCCAGTGA
- a CDS encoding cupredoxin domain-containing protein: MRRLWILLLAITIVALLAPASAHAATTMVDIKNNMFTPQEITIKAGDTVTWTNQDPATHNVDFDDDDDYDDYDDMDIESPMLKQGETFSHTFNMPGTYSYDCDVHPFMKGKVIVQ; encoded by the coding sequence ATGAGGAGATTGTGGATACTATTACTCGCGATCACGATCGTGGCTTTGCTGGCCCCGGCAAGCGCCCATGCAGCGACTACAATGGTCGATATCAAGAACAACATGTTTACGCCCCAGGAGATCACTATCAAGGCGGGAGATACGGTCACCTGGACGAACCAGGACCCGGCCACCCACAACGTCGACTTCGACGACGATGACGACTATGACGACTATGACGACATGGATATCGAGTCGCCGATGCTGAAGCAGGGTGAGACATTTTCCCACACGTTCAACATGCCGGGCACATATAGCTACGACTGCGACGTGCACCCGTTCATGAAAGGCAAGGTGATTGTCCAGTAA
- a CDS encoding radical SAM protein: MPDISRTVILDGYVDEPACLGVPPYMAPYPRYVAGALPGEVLYYTIDQLRKDRSILQTMSSADLVVIISGVTVPGKYLGGTPATLQELERFMAGIDTVKILGGPVSMFGAGTEGGRSAKRMKASGVFDIVAAGDIEAVVAGYVQEGMAVDPDVRRTARDIAQWSVKGARIVPQHPDFPHTMLELETYRGCFRGNCSFCTEKFYGRPDFRPVTDIAAEVSALYDMGARYFRLGRQPDILTYMADGDEEFPRPNPEAIERLYSSIRKVAPQLKVLHMDNANPGTIARYPDESRAVLKSIVRHHTSGDVAAFGMESADPHVIRLNNLKAQPEEVKDAIRIVNEIGGARGASGLPELLPGLNFVHGLMGETKQTFRLNYEFLESLLAENLLVRRINVRQVMPFEGTCMADVGEKIANKHKGVFHAYKEKIREHIDLEMLKRVVPVGTVLRGVRMELKEGSVAFGRQIASYPLLVGIPADLEAGAVLDAKVVSHGYRSITAVPYPLDINHASLKTLESLPRVGKSRATRLAAGRPYMTPEEVRGALDDPEIARSLLEYFEYK, from the coding sequence ATGCCTGATATCAGCCGCACCGTCATTCTCGACGGCTACGTGGACGAGCCGGCCTGCCTCGGGGTACCTCCGTATATGGCGCCTTATCCGAGGTACGTAGCGGGAGCGCTGCCGGGAGAAGTGCTTTATTACACGATTGATCAGCTTCGGAAAGACCGGTCAATTCTGCAGACCATGAGCAGCGCAGACCTCGTCGTCATCATCTCAGGCGTGACTGTGCCCGGCAAGTACCTCGGCGGGACTCCGGCCACCCTGCAGGAACTGGAGCGGTTCATGGCGGGGATCGACACCGTGAAAATCCTCGGAGGCCCGGTCTCCATGTTTGGGGCCGGCACCGAAGGCGGCAGGTCAGCGAAGCGGATGAAGGCGAGCGGGGTCTTCGACATCGTGGCCGCCGGAGACATCGAAGCGGTGGTCGCCGGCTACGTGCAGGAGGGAATGGCTGTCGACCCCGACGTACGTCGAACTGCCAGAGATATCGCACAGTGGTCTGTAAAGGGAGCGAGAATCGTCCCGCAACACCCGGATTTCCCGCATACGATGCTGGAGCTGGAGACTTACCGGGGCTGCTTCAGGGGTAACTGCTCCTTCTGCACGGAAAAGTTCTACGGTCGGCCGGACTTCAGGCCGGTAACCGACATAGCGGCAGAAGTCTCAGCACTGTACGATATGGGGGCCCGGTACTTCAGGCTTGGCAGACAGCCGGATATCCTGACTTACATGGCGGACGGCGACGAGGAGTTTCCCCGGCCTAACCCGGAGGCGATCGAGCGGCTCTACTCCAGTATAAGGAAGGTAGCGCCGCAACTCAAGGTGCTACATATGGACAACGCCAACCCTGGCACTATTGCCAGGTATCCGGACGAGAGCAGGGCGGTGCTCAAGTCTATAGTCAGGCACCACACGTCGGGCGACGTGGCGGCGTTCGGCATGGAGAGCGCCGACCCCCACGTGATCAGGCTTAACAACCTCAAGGCGCAGCCGGAAGAGGTCAAGGATGCAATCCGCATAGTCAACGAGATCGGGGGAGCCAGAGGCGCCTCGGGATTACCAGAGCTGCTGCCCGGCCTCAACTTTGTCCACGGCCTCATGGGAGAGACGAAGCAGACCTTCCGGCTGAACTATGAGTTCCTGGAATCGCTGCTCGCCGAAAACCTGCTGGTGAGGAGGATTAACGTCCGCCAGGTCATGCCGTTCGAGGGCACGTGCATGGCTGACGTGGGAGAGAAGATCGCCAACAAGCACAAAGGTGTCTTCCACGCCTACAAGGAAAAGATACGGGAGCACATCGACCTGGAGATGCTCAAGAGGGTGGTGCCAGTCGGCACTGTGCTGAGAGGGGTGCGAATGGAGTTGAAGGAAGGAAGCGTCGCGTTCGGGAGGCAGATAGCCTCTTACCCGCTGCTGGTCGGCATACCGGCAGACCTGGAGGCCGGGGCTGTCCTGGATGCAAAGGTAGTCAGCCACGGCTACAGGTCGATCACAGCGGTGCCATACCCCCTGGACATCAACCACGCTTCCCTGAAAACCCTGGAGAGCCTGCCCCGGGTCGGAAAAAGCAGGGCGACCAGGCTGGCCGCAGGCAGGCCGTACATGACTCCGGAAGAAGTTCGCGGTGCTCTGGATGACCCGGAGATAGCCCGGAGTTTACTGGAATACTTCGAGTACAAATAG
- a CDS encoding transposase — translation MLSKNDCTGWQMPVSCFDCQCKILSDTYLEMIEAVDWQRFSFVEKNNKRGRPSIYSKIALLKALVYMELAGIPSVSKLVRILAGDLYKLEILGFNQLPSESTFSRFKESIEIDRIMRILRSMIRDKDPDFMCMVGVDSTSLPAFNKTDPDAAWGYDHIADEMYYGYKIHLLYDLPTLAPICSVVTPANIHDTTQVLPLLEKMGSHSLLMNGLFADIAYDSREHIERLYPLGIPMINRTNRRNTKKELPRYRIQEFIPFHDITLNKLYKNRMHCEYTNYLLKEHLTLTRVKTTRILRVTIKTGLTLIARQIQVLYQLVKGANPRTTIIG, via the coding sequence ATGCTCAGTAAAAACGATTGTACGGGCTGGCAGATGCCCGTTTCTTGCTTCGACTGCCAATGCAAAATACTTTCTGACACGTACCTTGAGATGATAGAAGCGGTTGACTGGCAGCGTTTCAGCTTCGTTGAGAAGAATAATAAGCGTGGCAGGCCATCGATTTACAGTAAAATCGCTTTACTCAAAGCCCTCGTCTACATGGAGTTGGCCGGTATTCCGAGCGTTAGTAAATTGGTAAGAATACTGGCCGGTGATTTATATAAATTAGAGATCCTTGGCTTTAATCAATTGCCGAGCGAAAGCACGTTCAGCAGGTTCAAAGAAAGCATTGAGATTGACAGGATCATGCGGATTCTGAGGAGCATGATACGGGACAAAGACCCGGATTTCATGTGCATGGTCGGAGTGGACAGCACGAGCCTTCCGGCGTTTAACAAGACAGATCCGGACGCTGCGTGGGGCTACGATCATATCGCCGACGAAATGTATTACGGGTACAAAATACACCTGCTGTACGATCTTCCCACGTTAGCGCCCATCTGCAGTGTAGTGACTCCAGCCAATATTCATGACACCACACAGGTCTTGCCGCTACTAGAGAAAATGGGCTCGCACAGCCTATTGATGAACGGGCTGTTTGCTGATATTGCCTACGATTCCAGAGAGCATATCGAACGTCTTTACCCGTTGGGCATACCTATGATTAACAGGACTAACCGTAGAAACACTAAGAAAGAGCTTCCCAGGTACCGGATACAGGAGTTCATCCCCTTCCACGATATCACCCTGAACAAATTATATAAAAACCGGATGCATTGCGAGTACACCAACTACCTTTTAAAAGAACACCTCACCCTAACACGAGTAAAAACTACCAGAATCCTTCGAGTTACTATAAAGACCGGACTCACACTGATAGCACGACAAATCCAAGTACTCTACCAGCTAGTTAAAGGAGCAAACCCCCGGACCACAATCATCGGATAA
- a CDS encoding zinc ribbon domain-containing protein: protein MVDLSFISQIFRCGTCIIIPVLFIMLIITLIQPKYGTFFLKDVDNKLRKRNGVLIWTGAIILFSIINGFSIGTSGMGDSSASPVFLGIVDAIVYLIISLFLIGFILVVYVIGVFVFKMLTSKPINNSVVIEKANAKSDAKPINQPKKPVYNVNNLLRQLIYGEQQAKVNAAYLLKDVNQPLLQNILHACVVEYNKYQNSINNYNNQIRLSPYGSASWVIGYEIGQSISNNAMKSAILNNERRWKSALNGAQIYIYHSCESVDAGLLELTNLMYTGSAEIVEQGQYVVKSWGVSLVEPLIKQYDNPHAEIRYGTILLLAALDDIRSYDPIRRGLQDSSQNVRDISAIVIKQLNIPLNQPIQKEVIKEIVKIPCKYCGTYIENTATFCPSCGAPLGK, encoded by the coding sequence ATGGTTGATTTATCATTTATATCTCAAATATTCCGGTGCGGTACTTGTATAATCATACCAGTACTATTCATTATGTTAATTATAACTTTAATACAGCCTAAATATGGAACATTTTTCTTAAAAGATGTCGATAATAAATTGAGAAAAAGAAATGGCGTATTAATTTGGACTGGAGCTATTATACTCTTCAGTATCATAAATGGCTTTTCTATTGGCACATCAGGCATGGGCGATAGTAGCGCGAGCCCAGTCTTTTTAGGAATAGTGGATGCAATAGTTTATCTTATTATATCGCTATTTTTAATCGGGTTTATCCTGGTTGTTTATGTCATTGGTGTGTTTGTATTCAAGATGTTGACTTCTAAGCCTATAAATAATTCAGTCGTGATAGAAAAAGCAAACGCCAAATCTGATGCAAAACCAATTAATCAGCCTAAAAAGCCTGTTTACAATGTAAATAACTTACTTAGACAACTTATTTACGGTGAACAGCAGGCAAAAGTAAACGCTGCATACTTATTAAAAGATGTAAACCAACCCCTCCTTCAAAATATTCTGCATGCGTGTGTTGTAGAGTATAATAAATATCAAAATAGTATTAACAATTATAATAATCAAATAAGGTTATCTCCATATGGCAGTGCCAGCTGGGTTATCGGGTATGAAATTGGTCAGAGCATATCTAATAACGCAATGAAATCTGCGATCCTCAATAATGAGAGACGGTGGAAATCGGCACTAAATGGTGCTCAAATATACATTTATCACTCTTGTGAATCTGTTGATGCAGGATTACTTGAGCTTACCAATCTCATGTATACAGGTAGTGCTGAAATCGTTGAACAGGGTCAATATGTGGTTAAATCCTGGGGTGTATCACTAGTCGAGCCTTTAATAAAACAATACGATAATCCTCATGCGGAAATTCGATACGGTACGATATTACTGCTTGCTGCATTAGATGATATCAGGTCATATGATCCCATTAGAAGGGGGTTACAAGATTCTAGCCAGAATGTAAGAGATATATCTGCAATAGTAATAAAACAACTAAATATTCCCTTAAATCAACCAATACAGAAAGAAGTTATCAAGGAAATCGTAAAAATCCCATGCAAATACTGTGGCACTTATATTGAAAACACGGCTACATTTTGTCCAAGTTGTGGTGCACCTTTGGGTAAGTAA
- a CDS encoding ISL3-like element ISArch12 family transposase: MSKRCKYSMVFSTVYNFPGFKIVGLSVMTMLVGMVVIQLGRSKHKVRCPCCNRVVKRFEGSYGRLVRHLDFSGFECYLYFEEYKLHCKCGYRGYEDVGFVRDYSNCTRAYEAYVGRLCDHMSVKEAASFVGLDWKTVKNIDKESIRSALKGLSEVHPVRIGVDEIAYQKGHKYLTVVRDVDHGYVLWVGLDRKKETLNAFFQELGPEKCQLIKVAVMDMWDPFIASVKEYTRADIVFDKFHVAKKVNEALDSIRRHEFRNAGKDEQKEFKKKRFLILLRNENVPPDRRETLNSLLEKNQTLYSAYVLKEQLLSILDEKCYDVAIRRLETWKANVQESGIQEYDKVVKTINNYLYGIHNYFKHGVTNAASEGFNNKIGLIKRRAYGFRDIEYFMLKIIKICGL, from the coding sequence ATGAGTAAACGATGCAAATACTCGATGGTATTCAGTACCGTGTATAATTTTCCAGGCTTTAAGATTGTTGGTCTGAGCGTGATGACCATGCTGGTTGGCATGGTGGTCATCCAGCTCGGACGATCGAAGCATAAGGTCCGGTGTCCTTGCTGTAACCGTGTGGTGAAACGTTTTGAAGGCTCGTATGGCCGGCTTGTCCGTCACCTGGACTTCTCGGGGTTCGAATGCTACCTGTACTTTGAGGAGTACAAATTGCATTGTAAATGTGGGTACCGTGGGTATGAGGATGTGGGTTTCGTAAGGGATTACAGTAATTGTACAAGGGCGTATGAAGCGTATGTGGGCCGTCTCTGTGATCATATGAGTGTGAAAGAAGCGGCGAGCTTTGTAGGGTTGGACTGGAAGACGGTTAAGAACATCGATAAAGAATCTATTCGGTCAGCCCTGAAGGGTTTGTCCGAGGTGCATCCTGTCAGGATTGGTGTTGATGAGATCGCTTATCAGAAAGGGCATAAATATCTCACGGTCGTCCGTGACGTGGACCATGGTTATGTCCTCTGGGTTGGCCTGGACCGTAAGAAGGAGACTCTGAACGCCTTCTTCCAGGAGCTTGGACCTGAGAAATGTCAGTTGATCAAGGTGGCAGTTATGGATATGTGGGATCCCTTTATCGCTAGTGTGAAAGAGTACACGAGGGCGGACATCGTCTTCGACAAGTTCCATGTCGCTAAAAAGGTGAACGAAGCGTTGGATTCGATACGCCGACACGAGTTCAGGAATGCTGGTAAGGATGAGCAGAAGGAGTTCAAGAAAAAACGTTTCCTGATCCTCCTGAGAAACGAGAATGTGCCACCTGACCGACGAGAAACCCTCAACAGTCTCCTGGAGAAGAATCAGACCCTGTACAGTGCATATGTGCTAAAAGAGCAACTCCTCAGCATCCTGGACGAAAAATGCTACGATGTCGCCATACGACGATTGGAAACCTGGAAGGCCAATGTTCAGGAGTCCGGCATACAAGAATACGACAAAGTGGTGAAGACCATTAACAATTACCTGTACGGCATCCACAACTACTTCAAACACGGAGTGACGAATGCCGCCAGCGAGGGGTTCAACAATAAGATCGGGCTCATCAAACGTAGAGCATACGGTTTCCGGGACATCGAATACTTCATGCTAAAAATAATAAAAATATGCGGCCTCTAA
- a CDS encoding DUF4352 domain-containing protein: protein MTILFSLMVVIFQSESNNTMGKPPSTELGFSKDNPASIGDIVLFKDDHIKGSKLSIVCIESYHGIEAYNRMLVNSKDAFIIQPNGNYEYLIIKFNISFVNSNEKNRYFYASNGHFYLYQSSNSSGKPEWLQASSMKPLIESKLLKNDSIEGWVTFKINKNTDYVYISYVNNNIWFKINIK from the coding sequence TTGACAATATTATTTTCCTTAATGGTAGTTATATTTCAGAGTGAGAGCAATAATACTATGGGTAAACCGCCATCGACGGAATTGGGATTTTCAAAAGACAACCCAGCTTCCATAGGTGATATAGTATTATTTAAGGATGATCACATTAAGGGCAGCAAGTTGTCTATAGTGTGTATTGAGTCATATCATGGTATCGAAGCATATAATCGTATGTTAGTAAATTCAAAAGATGCTTTTATTATACAACCAAATGGCAATTATGAATATCTAATTATTAAGTTTAATATATCATTTGTAAATAGTAATGAAAAAAATAGATATTTTTATGCATCGAATGGCCATTTTTATTTGTATCAATCCTCAAACAGTTCAGGTAAACCGGAATGGTTGCAAGCATCCTCAATGAAACCGCTAATTGAATCGAAGTTACTTAAAAACGATTCGATAGAAGGGTGGGTTACTTTTAAAATTAATAAAAATACCGACTATGTATATATTTCATACGTTAATAATAACATATGGTTCAAAATAAATATAAAATAA
- a CDS encoding 6-hydroxymethylpterin diphosphokinase MptE-like protein: MKYEEWEPYYKAILADFGWTPEGDEAAARLLSSLLPAASPWLGKVEDLIRGRDVIVCGKAPTLEKDMAKIDWWYRYTVIAADGSVSTLLRQGIVPDIVVSDLDGSHEDLLKADANGAIILAHAHADNVESVKSLVPQLKHVVGTTQARPLENVFNFGGFSDGDRCVFLAKEFGAKSIKIIGFDLDDTNVTPKKLKKLKWAKKLLKLMDIEL; encoded by the coding sequence ATGAAGTACGAAGAGTGGGAGCCCTACTATAAGGCCATCCTGGCCGATTTCGGGTGGACGCCTGAAGGGGATGAGGCAGCTGCACGGCTGCTCTCCTCCCTCCTCCCGGCCGCTTCTCCCTGGCTCGGAAAAGTCGAAGATCTAATTCGGGGCCGTGACGTGATCGTGTGCGGCAAAGCGCCCACGCTCGAGAAGGACATGGCAAAGATCGACTGGTGGTACAGGTACACGGTCATCGCGGCGGATGGCTCCGTCTCCACTCTGCTCAGGCAGGGTATCGTACCCGACATCGTCGTCTCCGACCTCGACGGGTCGCACGAGGATTTGCTAAAAGCGGACGCAAACGGCGCGATCATACTGGCCCATGCCCATGCTGATAACGTAGAGAGCGTGAAGTCGCTGGTGCCGCAGCTGAAGCACGTCGTGGGGACTACACAGGCACGCCCGCTGGAAAACGTATTTAATTTCGGCGGTTTCTCCGACGGCGACCGGTGCGTGTTCCTGGCTAAAGAATTCGGGGCTAAAAGCATCAAGATCATCGGGTTCGACTTAGATGACACGAACGTGACGCCGAAGAAGCTGAAGAAGCTCAAGTGGGCGAAGAAATTACTGAAGCTCATGGATATAGAGCTTTAG